In Raphanus sativus cultivar WK10039 chromosome 5, ASM80110v3, whole genome shotgun sequence, the following proteins share a genomic window:
- the LOC108859833 gene encoding auxin-responsive protein SAUR32: MGSRVKNLKSFHSNGFKNNRKQGIRDVPKGCLAIKVGSSEEEKQRFVVPVFYFNHPLFMQLLKEAEEEYGFEQKGNITIPCHVEVFRHVKDKIHREISVNYHGNHHDNSHNHLVGCFRA, encoded by the coding sequence atggGTTCCCGAGTGAAAAACCTCAAGAGCTTCCATTCAAATGGTTTTAAGAACAACAGAAAACAAGGGATCAGAGATGTTCCAAAGGGCTGTTTAGCAATCAAAGTGGGATCAAGTGAAGAGGAGAAACAAAGATTTGTTGTTCCTGTTTTCTATTTTAACCATCCATTGTTCATGCAACTCCTAAAGGAAGCAGAAGAAGAGTATGGATTCGAGCAGAAAGGTAACATCACGATCCCTTGCCACGTGGAGGTTTTCCGGCATGTTAAAGACAAGATCCATAGAGAGATATCGGTTAATTATCATGGTAATCATCATGATAATAGCCATAACCATCTTGTTGGATGTTTTAGAGCTTAA